A genomic window from Cucumis melo cultivar AY chromosome 8, USDA_Cmelo_AY_1.0, whole genome shotgun sequence includes:
- the LOC107991415 gene encoding uncharacterized mitochondrial protein AtMg00810-like: MKELGELKYFLGLEMEYSEKGFFLGQQKYMKDLLQKYGINDCKPISTPMEVNKKFYMHEGKDHANPTMYRQLVGSLIYLTLTRPDISYSVGVISRYMQKPKKPHLEAVRRILRYLRGTTEYGLLYKKRA; the protein is encoded by the coding sequence ATGAAGGAACTTGGAGAACTAAAGTACTTTCTTGGACTAGAGATGGAGTACTCAGAAAAAGGGTTCTTTCTTGGACAACAAAAATATATGAAGGATCTTCTACAGAAGTATGGTATAAATGACTGCAAGCCAATATCCACACCAATGGAGGTTAACAAAAAGTTCTACATGCATGAAGGCAAAGATCATGCAAATCCAACAATGTACCGTCAGTTGGTAGGTAGTTTGATTTACCTTACCTTAACAAGACCTGATATCTCATACTCTGTCGGAGTTATAAGTCGTTACATGCAGAAACCGAAGAAGCCTCATCTTGAAGCAGTTCGAAGAATTTTAAGATATCTCAGAGGAACAACTGAATATGGCCTTTTATATAAGAAAAGGGCATAA
- the LOC103495827 gene encoding CDPK-related kinase 1: MGICQAKVIANPKAKCEEDNTDSQTRNPTPNLPFFTPSPLSSVFKNSPSVGTKRRSRSRSRPFPPPSPAKHIKELLARRHGSGKPNQVAIPENEEGEGEVVEVNREFGYSKQFVGNYEIGEEVGRGHFGFTCKAKAKKGSLKGRNVAVKIIAKAKMTTTIAVEDVKREVKILQALNGHKNLVQFHGAFEDDINVYIIMELCEGGELLDRMLLRGGMYSEEDAKTVLVQVLSAIAFCHLQGIVHRDLKPENFLFTTKEEDSTLKVIDFGLSDYVNPDEKLNDIVGSAYYVAPEVLQRSYGTEADMWSIGVIAYILLCGSRPFWDRTESGIFRTVLREDPSFDDEPWPSLSPDAKDFVQRLLHKDQHKRLTAAQALCHPWLTNHPNVKIPLDMIVYKLVRAYIYSSSLRKLALNALAKTLSFVQLAYLREQFDLLGPNKNGFISLQNFKMALMKASTDAMNDSGVIEYVDMVSSSQYRRLDFEEFCAAAISVHQLKGMDSWEQHARYAYDLFEEYGNRTIMIEELASELGLAPSVPLQVVLQEWIRPSDGKLSFMGFIKLLNGVPPSTNKKT, translated from the exons ATGGGAATTTGCCAGGCGAAGGTGATCGCAAACCCAAAGGCGAAATGCGAGGAGGACAATACCGATTCACAAACAAGAAATCCCACTCCCAATTTGCCGTTCTTCACTCCGAGTCCTCTGTCGAGCGTCTTCAAGAACTCGCCGTCAGTGGGTACAAAGCGCCGTTCGCGTTCCCGTTCCCGGCCGTTTCCGCCGCCGTCACCGGCAAAGCACATCAAGGAACTGCTGGCTCGACGCCATGGGTCCGGTAAGCCGAATCAAGTGGCGATTCCAGAAAACGaggagggggagggggaggTAGTGGAGGTGAATAGAGAATTTGGATATTCGAAGCAATTTGTGGGGAATTATGAGATTGGCGAAGAAGTAGGGCGCGGCCATTTTGGGTTCACTTGCAAAGCTAAAGCCAAGAAGGGAAGTCTCAAGGGTCGGAATGTTGCCGTGAAGATCATCGCTAAAGCCAAG ATGACAACAACGATAGCGGTCGAAGATGTGAAAAGAGAAGTTAAAATATTGCAGGCTTTGAATGGACACAAGAACTTAGTGCAGTTCCATGGAGCGTTTGAAGACGATATTAATGTTTACATAATAATGGA GTTATGCGAAGGAGGCGAACTACTCGATCGGATGCTTTTGAG AGGTGGAATGTACTCAGAAGAAGATGCTAAGACGGTCTTAGTTCAGGTTTTAAGCGCGATCGCCTTCTGTCATCTCCAAGGCATCGTCCACCGTGATCTCAAGCCAGAG AATTTTCTTTTCACAACAAAGGAGGAAGATTCAACACTAAAGGTTATTGATTTCGGACTCTCAGATTATGTAAATCCAG ATGAGAAACTGAATGATATAGTTGGCAGTGCATATTATGTAGCTCCTGAAGTCCTGCAGAGATCATACGGGACCGAAGCGGACATGTGGAGTATCGGTGTTATTGCGTATATTCTTTTATGTGGAAGCAGACCTTTCTGGGACAGGACCGAATCTGGTATATTTCGAACCGTGTTAAGGGAAGATCCAAGCTTTGACGATGAACCTTGGCCATCTTTATCTCCTGATGCAAAAGACTTTGTCCAAAGATTACTGCATAAAGACCAACATAAAAGACTAACTGCTGCTCAGGCTTTGT GTCATCCTTGGTTGACAAATCATCCTAATGTCAAGATTCCATTGGATATGATAGTTTATAAGCTCGTTAGAGCGTATATCTACTCATCATCTTTGCGTAAATTAGCATTAAAT GCTCTTGCAAAGACATTATCCTTCGTGCAGCTTGCTTATCTTCGAGAACAATTTGATCTCTTAGGTCCGAACAAAAACGGGTTCATTTCTTTGCAGAACTTTAAGATG GCTTTGATGAAAGCTTCAACTGATGCAATGAACGATTCAGGGGTGATAGAATATGTCGACATG GTGAGTTCCTCACAATATAGAAGGTTAGATTTTGAAGAATTTTGTGCAGCTGCCATAAGCGTGCATCAGTTAAAAGGCATGGACAGTTGGGAGCAACATGCAAGATATGCTTATGATCTATTTGAAGAGTATGGAAACAGAACAATTATGATAGAGGAACTTGCCTCA GAACTAGGATTGGCACCATCTGTCCCACTTCAAGTAGTTCTTCAAGAATGGATAAGACCCTCAGATGGCAAACTTAGTTTTATGGGATTCATTAAACTTTTGAATGGAGTCCCCCCAAGTACAAACAAGAAGACTTGA